One part of the bacterium genome encodes these proteins:
- a CDS encoding biotin transporter BioY — protein MKSRVCVASRAAEYGWMSKLAGALVFVAALGLSAAVRVPLPFTPVPVTMQTFVVMIAGAALGVRWGIAAVLAYIAAGVMGAPFFAGGAGWAVIAGPTAGYLIGFVAGAAIAGLAHRRPWHIRAACFLLSLVAIYACGLGHLVVILHLEWRRAFALGCTPFLFGAAAKYFLAVVSFGPAAAAFKRLFLPKGAV, from the coding sequence ATGAAATCTCGTGTATGCGTTGCGTCGCGGGCGGCGGAATACGGGTGGATGTCGAAACTCGCCGGGGCGTTGGTTTTCGTCGCGGCGCTGGGCTTGTCGGCGGCTGTTAGGGTGCCGCTTCCTTTTACGCCCGTACCGGTGACCATGCAAACGTTCGTCGTAATGATAGCGGGCGCCGCGCTCGGCGTGCGGTGGGGTATCGCTGCGGTATTGGCGTACATCGCCGCCGGCGTAATGGGCGCGCCTTTCTTTGCCGGCGGCGCCGGGTGGGCGGTAATCGCCGGGCCGACGGCCGGCTATTTAATCGGGTTCGTCGCCGGGGCGGCGATCGCGGGGTTGGCGCATCGCCGGCCGTGGCACATCCGGGCGGCTTGCTTTCTATTATCGCTGGTCGCCATATACGCGTGCGGCCTGGGGCATCTGGTTGTGATATTACACCTCGAGTGGCGCCGAGCGTTCGCGCTCGGCTGCACGCCGTTCTTATTCGGGGCCGCGGCGAAGTACTTCCTGGCGGTGGTTTCATTCGGGCCGGCGGCCGCGGCGTTTAAGCGTTTATTCCTTCCGAAGGGGGCCGTATGA
- a CDS encoding secondary thiamine-phosphate synthase enzyme YjbQ, whose translation MTVYRDSFELSCKGDADIHDVTAEVVRLVAASGVKDGIGLVASAGSTVGITTVEYEPGLVSDIKRLFEKFAPKGERYGHDERWGDGNGHSHVRSSLLGPTFAFPVAGGAPSLGTWQQVVFIDFDNKKRRREITVTVVGD comes from the coding sequence ATGACCGTTTACCGCGATTCGTTCGAGCTCTCGTGTAAGGGCGATGCCGACATCCACGACGTTACGGCCGAGGTGGTGCGGTTGGTCGCGGCCTCGGGCGTGAAGGATGGTATAGGGCTGGTAGCGTCGGCCGGCTCGACCGTCGGCATTACGACCGTCGAATACGAGCCCGGGTTGGTATCGGACATTAAAAGGCTTTTCGAGAAGTTCGCTCCCAAGGGCGAGCGATACGGCCACGACGAGCGCTGGGGCGACGGCAACGGCCACTCGCATGTCCGCTCGTCGCTCCTCGGGCCCACGTTCGCGTTTCCGGTCGCGGGCGGCGCGCCGTCGTTGGGTACGTGGCAACAGGTGGTCTTCATTGACTTCGACAATAAAAAACGGCGCCGGGAAATCACGGTAACCGTCGTCGGCGACTAG
- a CDS encoding creatininase family protein: MAEEKGSAPRLAELNWKEFGALVPAKYDGVVIPIGTVEAHGGIPLGTDIIIPEYLAERLAGRLNLIIAPTVNYGVTRSLLPYPGSHTVTSATFTQYVTEIFVGFGRMGFGKLVVVNGHGGHIDELKEAAQAAYRDTGLFTIVLHWWLLAPEASEEVFGAEGGHGAAEETAGVLAARPELVKADMLKGLKAATYDKGVFRMPFPRPVGTREAGKGMPSADAEKAKKYMALIEEHCAQAVAEAFAGWREELGK, from the coding sequence ATGGCCGAAGAAAAGGGTAGCGCGCCGCGGTTGGCGGAGCTCAATTGGAAAGAATTCGGGGCGCTGGTGCCGGCAAAGTACGACGGCGTCGTTATACCGATTGGAACCGTCGAGGCGCACGGCGGCATCCCGCTCGGGACCGATATAATAATACCCGAATACCTCGCGGAACGGCTCGCCGGGCGGTTAAATTTAATAATCGCGCCGACGGTGAACTACGGCGTTACGCGGAGCCTGCTGCCGTATCCCGGTTCGCATACCGTCACGTCGGCGACGTTTACGCAATACGTAACCGAAATCTTCGTCGGCTTCGGCCGGATGGGATTCGGCAAGCTCGTCGTCGTGAACGGCCACGGCGGCCATATAGACGAGCTGAAGGAGGCGGCGCAAGCCGCGTATCGGGATACCGGCCTGTTCACTATCGTGCTCCATTGGTGGTTACTGGCGCCGGAGGCGAGCGAAGAGGTGTTCGGCGCCGAGGGCGGCCACGGCGCCGCGGAGGAGACCGCCGGCGTCCTCGCCGCGAGGCCCGAGCTGGTGAAGGCCGATATGCTCAAGGGTTTGAAGGCCGCGACGTACGACAAAGGGGTATTCCGGATGCCGTTCCCGCGGCCGGTAGGCACGCGAGAGGCCGGCAAGGGGATGCCGTCCGCGGACGCGGAGAAAGCGAAAAAGTATATGGCGTTAATCGAAGAGCACTGCGCCCAGGCGGTCGCGGAAGCGTTCGCCGGTTGGCGCGAGGAGCTTGGAAAATAG